One Streptomyces lincolnensis genomic region harbors:
- a CDS encoding pectate lyase produces the protein MTRPRSLLAAGVALAAVLSTTAWATAEPATAESATTESVVRPAADWPAAKRTEKVAKTIPVSGNRNFDLTRLVGTGALGGGDQTEGQDPILELADGATVSNVVIGTPAADGIHCRGTCTLKNVWWEDVGEDAATFKGTRGNQTMTIDGGGARKAADKVFQHNGPGTFVIRNFKVNTFGKLYRSCGVCRTQYQRHVVVDNVTVTAPGLDVVGINATPYGDTARLTRITVVKDPTRKIVLCQKFRGTTSGEPAKTGSGPDGRNCIYRSSDITYK, from the coding sequence ATGACCCGACCGCGTTCCCTCCTCGCCGCGGGCGTCGCCCTGGCCGCAGTCCTGAGCACCACCGCCTGGGCCACGGCCGAACCCGCCACCGCAGAGTCCGCCACCACAGAGTCCGTGGTACGCCCCGCCGCCGACTGGCCCGCCGCCAAGCGCACCGAGAAGGTCGCCAAGACCATCCCGGTCAGCGGCAACAGGAACTTCGACCTCACCCGGCTCGTCGGCACCGGCGCCCTCGGCGGCGGCGACCAGACCGAGGGCCAGGACCCGATCCTGGAACTCGCCGACGGTGCCACCGTCTCCAACGTGGTCATCGGGACCCCGGCCGCCGACGGCATCCACTGCCGGGGCACCTGCACGCTCAAGAACGTGTGGTGGGAGGACGTCGGTGAGGACGCGGCCACCTTCAAGGGCACCCGCGGCAACCAGACCATGACGATCGACGGCGGCGGCGCCCGCAAGGCGGCCGACAAGGTGTTCCAGCACAACGGCCCCGGCACGTTCGTCATCCGCAACTTCAAGGTGAACACCTTCGGCAAGCTCTACCGCTCCTGCGGGGTCTGCCGAACGCAGTACCAGCGCCACGTCGTGGTCGACAACGTCACCGTGACGGCCCCCGGCCTCGACGTCGTCGGCATCAACGCCACACCGTACGGGGACACCGCACGGCTGACGCGGATCACCGTCGTGAAGGACCCGACGCGCAAGATCGTGCTCTGCCAGAAGTTCCGCGGGACGACCTCCGGGGAGCCCGCGAAGACCGGTTCCGGCCCGGACGGCAGGAACTGCATCTACCGGTCGTCGGACATCACCTACAAGTGA
- a CDS encoding hydrophobin family protein, with amino-acid sequence MNIRTRTFVPLTALAAAALVPLLPTSAQAAPATTMVRLPAGYCCQDLVLAGDSHAKPVLDHSGLTVPADVSVGINCHPHNFTPEAHEEECHDTPLECVADSEAGRWGLLGLGCVPAGSSPESQHHRVRPGTVTAG; translated from the coding sequence ATGAACATCCGCACACGCACGTTCGTGCCGCTGACCGCTCTCGCGGCAGCGGCGCTGGTGCCCCTGCTGCCGACCTCGGCACAGGCCGCCCCGGCCACCACGATGGTCAGGCTCCCGGCCGGCTACTGCTGCCAGGACCTCGTCCTGGCAGGCGACAGCCACGCCAAGCCGGTCCTGGACCACTCGGGGCTGACGGTTCCGGCGGACGTCTCCGTCGGCATCAACTGCCACCCGCACAACTTCACGCCCGAGGCACATGAGGAGGAGTGCCACGACACCCCGCTGGAGTGCGTGGCCGACTCCGAGGCCGGGCGCTGGGGCCTGCTCGGGCTGGGCTGTGTCCCCGCGGGCTCCTCGCCGGAGTCCCAGCACCACCGTGTCCGGCCGGGGACGGTGACGGCGGGATGA
- the lgt gene encoding prolipoprotein diacylglyceryl transferase codes for MSLAFIPSPSTGELHLGPLPLRGYSLLLILGIAAAIWLGTRRWVARGGEKSTVSDIALWAIPFGIIGARLYHVITTSGPYFGDGGDPVKALYIWEGGISIWGAVAGGAVGAWIGCRRKGVDLAAFADAVAPGIALGQAIGRWGNWFNQELYGRATTLPWGLEIDAEHRPEGMQDVATYHPTFLYESLWNLGVVALLIWADRLFRLDRGRAFALYAAAYTAGRFWIEYLRVDESHEILGLRLNDWTSLLVFAAAVTYLAVMRRRPAPDRAATDSGSLRGREAVDSGRTGS; via the coding sequence GTGAGTCTGGCCTTCATCCCCAGCCCGTCAACCGGCGAGCTCCATCTGGGCCCGCTGCCGCTGCGTGGCTACTCGTTGCTGCTCATCCTCGGCATCGCGGCGGCGATCTGGCTGGGGACCCGTCGCTGGGTGGCACGGGGTGGCGAGAAGTCCACCGTGTCGGACATCGCGTTGTGGGCGATCCCCTTCGGCATCATCGGCGCCCGCCTCTACCACGTGATCACGACCAGCGGGCCGTACTTCGGCGACGGCGGCGACCCGGTCAAGGCCCTGTACATCTGGGAGGGCGGTATCAGTATCTGGGGTGCCGTTGCCGGCGGAGCCGTCGGTGCCTGGATCGGCTGCCGCCGCAAGGGCGTTGACCTGGCCGCGTTCGCCGATGCCGTCGCCCCCGGCATCGCGCTGGGCCAGGCCATCGGCCGGTGGGGCAACTGGTTCAACCAGGAGTTGTACGGCAGGGCGACAACTCTGCCCTGGGGCCTGGAGATCGACGCGGAGCACCGTCCTGAGGGCATGCAGGACGTGGCCACCTACCATCCGACATTCCTGTACGAGTCCTTGTGGAACCTCGGCGTGGTTGCTCTGCTCATCTGGGCCGACCGTCTCTTCCGCCTCGACCGGGGCCGCGCCTTCGCGCTGTACGCCGCCGCCTACACCGCCGGCCGCTTCTGGATCGAGTACCTGAGGGTGGACGAGAGCCACGAGATCCTGGGTCTGCGCCTGAACGACTGGACGTCACTGCTGGTCTTCGCGGCCGCCGTCACCTATCTCGCCGTCATGCGGCGCCGTCCGGCCCCGGACCGTGCCGCCACCGACTCCGGCTCGCTGCGTGGGCGAGAAGCGGTCGACAGCGGGCGAACGGGAAGCTGA
- a CDS encoding sensor histidine kinase yields MAQQQARERWQAALQHAFFLTVLALSVLGALAGTDMTAGAALPQVGLAVGFIAWYAYWIVLRGGADRPPLPYLIGAAVGWAAMAAVDPALLPVGLAVLAPYCLRRAGWSAAGVLVVGALWLWQRFATVGYVDVREFWGCALGMAAAVTIVGYIATLEREGHKRQRLLDELTATQAERAAAERTAGVLAERQRLAREVHDTLTQGFASIAMLLDSVRDELAPGAPAARRVDQAMRTARDNLAESRRLVHALRPAPLDDTPLTDAVRELTGRLAEETGIEAFATVTGQPAALPAGTEGELLRVVQEALTNARRHAQAASVSVTLSYLDDVLAIDIQDDGTGFTPATRHPGVGMTTMRERIASVGGVFAVESAPGEGTTVTITMPLPAVSPTGEATSGSADTSTHDAPNSATRTTSTVMAP; encoded by the coding sequence ATGGCGCAGCAGCAGGCTCGGGAGCGGTGGCAGGCCGCCTTGCAACATGCCTTCTTCCTCACCGTGCTCGCCCTGTCCGTGCTGGGTGCTCTGGCGGGAACGGACATGACAGCCGGGGCTGCACTGCCGCAGGTCGGGCTGGCAGTGGGATTCATCGCTTGGTACGCGTACTGGATCGTGCTGCGCGGCGGGGCCGATCGTCCTCCGCTGCCCTACCTCATCGGGGCGGCAGTCGGGTGGGCGGCCATGGCCGCGGTGGACCCCGCGCTGCTTCCGGTGGGGCTGGCCGTACTGGCGCCGTACTGCCTGCGGCGGGCCGGGTGGTCGGCCGCCGGGGTGCTGGTGGTGGGAGCGCTCTGGCTGTGGCAGCGCTTCGCGACGGTGGGCTACGTCGATGTGCGGGAGTTCTGGGGTTGCGCCCTTGGCATGGCGGCCGCAGTCACCATCGTCGGTTACATCGCCACTCTCGAGCGAGAGGGTCACAAGCGCCAGCGGCTCCTGGACGAGCTCACCGCCACTCAGGCCGAACGAGCGGCCGCAGAGCGTACGGCCGGTGTCCTGGCCGAACGCCAGCGCCTGGCACGCGAGGTCCACGACACCCTGACGCAGGGCTTCGCGTCGATCGCCATGCTGCTGGACTCCGTACGGGACGAGCTGGCGCCCGGCGCACCTGCGGCCCGCCGCGTCGACCAGGCCATGCGCACTGCCAGGGACAATCTCGCCGAGAGCCGTCGTCTCGTGCACGCGCTGCGCCCGGCTCCGCTGGACGACACGCCTCTGACGGACGCGGTCCGCGAACTCACCGGCCGACTGGCCGAGGAGACGGGCATCGAGGCCTTTGCCACGGTCACCGGCCAACCGGCTGCCCTGCCCGCCGGCACGGAGGGCGAACTGCTGCGGGTGGTGCAGGAAGCGTTGACCAACGCACGCCGGCACGCCCAGGCGGCGAGCGTGTCCGTGACGCTCTCGTACCTCGATGACGTGCTGGCCATCGACATACAGGACGACGGCACCGGCTTCACACCGGCGACCCGGCATCCGGGCGTCGGGATGACCACGATGCGCGAACGGATCGCCTCCGTGGGCGGCGTGTTCGCAGTGGAGAGCGCCCCCGGTGAGGGGACCACCGTCACCATCACGATGCCGCTTCCGGCCGTGTCACCGACCGGTGAGGCCACGAGCGGCTCTGCAGACACGTCGACGCACGATGCGCCGAACAGCGCCACCCGCACCACCTCTACGGTGATGGCGCCATGA
- a CDS encoding TetR/AcrR family transcriptional regulator: MTPGSQRPDDTTAQPLRSDAERNRGRIIAAARRVLARDGLNASMASVAREAGVGIATMFRHFPTKEELVAAVFADRMDAYAYAYAYADAVATALDDPDPWRGFVGYIQTACAMQAADYGFADVLTTTFPSAKAMEGRRHEALEGMLQLSARAKAAGRLREDFDSTDIALLLMANAGVVNATGGAAPDAWRRVVALFIQSLEAPARGPLPASPDHDALHQTMLRTRPDGLTTMEPDTTS, translated from the coding sequence GTGACCCCTGGCTCTCAGCGCCCCGACGACACCACTGCCCAGCCGCTGCGCAGTGACGCCGAGCGCAATCGGGGCCGGATCATCGCTGCGGCCCGCAGGGTGCTCGCCCGCGATGGCCTGAACGCCTCCATGGCCTCCGTGGCCCGCGAGGCAGGCGTCGGCATCGCCACCATGTTCCGTCACTTCCCCACCAAGGAAGAGCTGGTCGCCGCCGTCTTCGCCGACCGTATGGACGCCTACGCCTACGCCTACGCCTACGCCGACGCGGTCGCCACCGCCCTCGACGACCCCGACCCCTGGCGTGGCTTCGTCGGCTACATCCAGACCGCCTGCGCCATGCAGGCCGCCGACTACGGCTTCGCCGACGTCCTGACCACGACGTTCCCCTCCGCCAAGGCCATGGAAGGACGCCGCCACGAGGCACTCGAGGGCATGCTGCAGCTCAGTGCCCGGGCCAAGGCCGCAGGCCGGCTGCGCGAGGACTTCGACTCCACGGACATCGCGCTGCTCCTCATGGCCAACGCCGGTGTCGTCAACGCCACCGGTGGCGCCGCCCCCGATGCCTGGCGACGCGTCGTCGCCCTGTTCATCCAGTCCCTGGAGGCACCGGCCCGCGGCCCTCTGCCCGCCTCGCCCGATCATGATGCCCTCCACCAGACCATGCTCCGTACCAGACCGGACGGCCTCACCACGATGGAACCGGACACGACCAGCTGA
- a CDS encoding glycogen debranching N-terminal domain-containing protein yields the protein MVEGLQPFVHDAVVSVCAPSLVVSHSDGQLDGGADGFYHGDTRALARLTVAVDSSTLAPVSGGLEGADQAGFRAVVRGLGEVTADPVVALHRRRTVSSGRLEETFEISNHGIRHVGFRLTVRASTDLAPIEQVKSGRLLADVPAEAQAEAGALFWSRGGLTVRLLSTPAPDELDAPAGQLSYEIHLAPGQSWSARLSATATHDDGDHFPAAPANRVPWSTPVLRSADRRFDRWLAQSAADLERLRLADPQSPQTGRPDQFLAAGAPWYLTLFGRDAIWAARMLLPLGTDLAAGTLRTLARRQGTVTDPTTEEQPGKILHEVRRGALQIADRLTLPPIYYGTVDATPLWITLLHDAWRWGLDAQEVEQLLPHAESALAWMRDQTQADTNGFLTYVDHTGRGLANQGWKDSDDAIRRRDGHPATAPIALCEVQAYAYEAALGGAALLRAFGRPGADEWETWAERLADRFRDRFWVTDEHGPYPAVALDGDGRPVESVTSGFGHLLGTGLLNAEESALLAARIAEPDLDAGHGLRTLSSNAVGFNPYGYHVGSIWPHDTAIAVHGLVKAGFPDAAASLAAGLLTASTAFDARLPELFAGHGSQQSPYPAPYPASCRPQAWAAASAILVLQAALGLNADVPGGTVSIAPNFASTYAPLTVKGLHVGGGQVNVTVTADGTVDINAPEKLTVITP from the coding sequence GTGGTGGAGGGCCTGCAGCCCTTCGTGCACGACGCTGTCGTCTCGGTGTGCGCACCGAGCCTCGTGGTCTCACACTCGGACGGGCAGCTCGACGGCGGGGCGGATGGCTTCTACCACGGTGACACCAGGGCGCTGGCCCGGCTGACCGTGGCCGTGGATTCAAGCACTCTCGCTCCGGTCTCGGGCGGGTTGGAGGGGGCGGACCAGGCGGGCTTCCGGGCGGTCGTGCGGGGCCTGGGCGAGGTGACGGCGGACCCGGTGGTCGCCCTGCACCGGCGCCGTACCGTCTCCTCCGGCCGCCTGGAGGAGACCTTCGAGATCAGCAACCACGGCATACGGCACGTCGGCTTCCGGCTCACCGTGCGAGCATCCACCGATCTCGCCCCGATCGAGCAGGTGAAGTCCGGCCGCCTCCTGGCCGACGTACCGGCCGAAGCGCAGGCCGAGGCGGGCGCGCTGTTCTGGTCTCGCGGCGGGCTCACGGTCCGCCTGCTCAGCACCCCGGCACCGGATGAGCTGGACGCGCCAGCCGGGCAGCTGTCGTACGAGATCCACCTTGCACCCGGCCAGTCGTGGAGCGCGCGCCTGTCCGCCACGGCCACGCACGACGACGGAGACCATTTCCCGGCCGCGCCCGCGAACCGAGTGCCGTGGAGCACTCCCGTACTGCGCAGCGCGGACCGGCGCTTCGACCGATGGCTGGCGCAGTCGGCCGCCGACCTGGAGCGGCTGCGTCTGGCGGACCCGCAGTCGCCGCAGACGGGCCGGCCGGACCAGTTCCTGGCAGCCGGCGCCCCTTGGTACCTGACTCTCTTCGGCCGCGACGCGATCTGGGCCGCCCGCATGCTCCTCCCGCTCGGCACCGATCTCGCCGCCGGCACCTTGCGCACCCTCGCCCGCCGCCAGGGCACCGTCACCGACCCGACCACGGAGGAACAACCAGGGAAGATCCTTCACGAAGTACGTCGCGGCGCCCTGCAGATCGCGGACCGGCTCACACTCCCACCCATCTACTACGGCACAGTCGACGCCACCCCCCTGTGGATCACCCTCCTCCACGACGCCTGGCGCTGGGGCCTGGACGCCCAGGAAGTCGAACAGCTCCTGCCGCACGCGGAATCGGCACTCGCCTGGATGCGTGACCAGACGCAAGCCGACACCAACGGCTTCCTCACGTACGTCGACCACACCGGCCGGGGCCTGGCCAACCAGGGCTGGAAGGACTCCGACGACGCCATCCGCCGCCGCGACGGACACCCCGCCACAGCGCCGATCGCGCTGTGCGAGGTCCAGGCGTACGCCTACGAGGCCGCACTCGGCGGAGCGGCTCTGCTGCGCGCGTTCGGCCGCCCGGGGGCCGATGAGTGGGAGACATGGGCCGAGCGGCTCGCGGACCGCTTCCGCGACCGCTTCTGGGTGACGGACGAACACGGCCCCTACCCGGCCGTCGCGCTCGACGGCGACGGCCGGCCGGTCGAATCGGTCACCTCCGGCTTCGGCCACCTTCTCGGCACCGGACTGCTCAACGCCGAGGAAAGCGCACTGCTCGCGGCCCGCATCGCCGAACCCGACCTCGACGCAGGCCACGGCCTGCGCACCCTGAGCAGCAACGCGGTGGGCTTCAACCCCTACGGCTACCACGTCGGCTCGATCTGGCCACACGACACGGCGATCGCCGTACACGGCCTGGTCAAGGCCGGATTCCCAGACGCCGCCGCCTCACTGGCAGCGGGCCTGCTGACCGCGTCAACGGCCTTCGACGCCCGCCTCCCCGAACTCTTCGCCGGCCACGGCAGCCAGCAGAGCCCATACCCCGCCCCCTACCCGGCGTCCTGCCGACCACAGGCATGGGCGGCCGCCTCAGCGATCCTGGTACTCCAAGCAGCCCTGGGCCTGAACGCAGACGTCCCCGGCGGCACGGTTTCCATCGCACCCAACTTCGCCTCGACGTACGCACCGCTCACGGTGAAAGGACTCCACGTCGGCGGAGGCCAGGTGAACGTCACGGTCACAGCGGACGGAACGGTAGACATCAACGCTCCGGAAAAGCTGACAGTGATCACACCCTGA
- a CDS encoding GH12 family glycosyl hydrolase domain-containing protein, whose product MSTLAHRRRTLALTLAVAAAVATPLLLTPQTADATPTPARARAADNCTAFNTVSIPPYYLNNNVWGAKNASGKQCTWLNSYRNGKANWETSFDWTGDRTSVKAYGSIILGWHWGWKEKNTRLPIRLNSGRKVTGSWTFNITQNTPTVMNVAYDVWFHQKSNPDWKDQPHDEMMVWLNRQNGAGPLGTKRETVNVGGTSWDLYVGKIVNPNSSWNVYSFVRTTNTNSATTDLTGLANTLVQKRLLANTSYLTSVEAGTEVFTGRGKLSTSAYSVSVG is encoded by the coding sequence GTGAGCACTCTCGCGCACCGGCGCCGGACCCTGGCTCTGACTCTGGCGGTCGCCGCGGCCGTGGCAACCCCCCTGCTCCTCACCCCGCAGACCGCGGACGCGACCCCCACCCCGGCCCGGGCTCGGGCCGCCGACAACTGCACCGCGTTCAACACGGTCAGCATCCCGCCGTACTACCTCAACAACAACGTCTGGGGTGCCAAGAACGCCTCCGGCAAGCAGTGCACCTGGCTGAACTCCTACCGCAACGGCAAGGCCAACTGGGAGACGTCCTTCGACTGGACCGGCGACAGGACCAGCGTGAAGGCCTACGGGAGCATCATCCTGGGCTGGCACTGGGGCTGGAAGGAAAAGAACACCAGGCTGCCGATCCGCCTCAACAGCGGGCGCAAGGTGACCGGTTCGTGGACCTTCAACATCACCCAGAACACCCCGACCGTGATGAACGTCGCCTACGACGTCTGGTTCCACCAGAAGTCCAACCCCGACTGGAAGGACCAGCCGCACGACGAGATGATGGTCTGGCTCAACCGCCAGAACGGCGCGGGCCCTCTGGGCACCAAGCGCGAGACGGTCAACGTCGGCGGCACGTCCTGGGACCTCTACGTCGGCAAGATCGTCAACCCGAACAGCAGCTGGAACGTCTACTCGTTCGTCCGCACCACCAACACCAACAGCGCGACGACCGACCTGACCGGCCTCGCCAACACCCTCGTACAGAAACGCCTGTTGGCCAACACGTCGTACCTGACGAGCGTCGAGGCCGGCACCGAGGTCTTCACCGGCCGGGGCAAGCTGAGCACGAGCGCCTACTCGGTGAGCGTGGGCTGA
- a CDS encoding SDR family NAD(P)-dependent oxidoreductase produces MTSIAIIGAGPQMGLAIARTFGSQGLDVALISRNRDKLDGLASTLTAEGITAAAFPADVLDHDALTRALKDAAARFDGIDVLEYSPLAIESTVLATPAESDTSHIQREIEVQLYGAMAATKAVLPAMREAGAGTLLYTTGAGSLDPLPMVANVNAAAAALRNWVVNLHKELDGTGIQAAHVAIDVALGGASIDPKLKAATPEAVSSVYWDLHTTKRDQAEIVYRG; encoded by the coding sequence GTGACCAGCATCGCCATCATCGGAGCCGGCCCCCAGATGGGCCTGGCCATCGCCCGCACCTTCGGCTCCCAGGGCCTCGACGTCGCCCTGATCTCCCGCAACCGCGACAAGCTCGACGGCCTCGCCAGCACACTCACTGCCGAGGGCATCACCGCTGCCGCGTTCCCCGCGGACGTACTCGACCACGACGCACTCACCCGGGCACTCAAGGACGCCGCCGCCCGGTTCGACGGCATCGACGTCCTGGAGTACTCCCCGCTCGCCATCGAATCCACCGTGCTCGCCACTCCGGCCGAGAGCGACACCTCGCACATCCAGCGCGAGATCGAGGTCCAGCTGTACGGGGCCATGGCCGCCACCAAGGCGGTCCTGCCCGCGATGCGCGAGGCCGGCGCGGGCACCCTGCTCTACACCACCGGCGCAGGTTCTCTCGACCCACTGCCGATGGTCGCCAACGTCAACGCCGCCGCCGCGGCGCTGCGCAACTGGGTGGTCAACCTGCACAAGGAGCTGGACGGCACCGGCATCCAGGCCGCTCACGTCGCCATCGACGTGGCCCTCGGCGGCGCCTCGATCGACCCCAAGCTCAAGGCGGCCACACCCGAGGCCGTCTCGTCCGTTTACTGGGACCTGCACACCACCAAGCGCGACCAGGCCGAGATCGTCTACAGGGGCTGA
- a CDS encoding GNAT family N-acetyltransferase: protein MSSRTSSASQPITIRRAVARDAKRLTRIVRGSRAYEGKYASAVAGYRVGPDYIEAHRTFVAVGADEDGGRVLGFYSLVLAPPELDLLFVADEAQGRGIGRLLVAHMQSEARAAGLDRLKVVSHLPAEDFYHRVGAVRTGTVFANPPAVPWDRPEFEFRIPSE from the coding sequence ATGAGCTCACGCACTTCCTCGGCCAGTCAGCCGATCACGATTCGGAGGGCGGTCGCGCGGGATGCCAAACGGCTCACGCGGATCGTGCGTGGCTCACGCGCCTACGAGGGTAAGTACGCATCCGCAGTCGCGGGCTACCGCGTCGGTCCTGACTACATCGAGGCGCATCGCACCTTTGTGGCCGTCGGCGCCGACGAGGATGGAGGGCGAGTCCTCGGGTTCTACTCACTCGTCCTCGCGCCACCGGAGCTCGACCTGCTGTTCGTCGCCGACGAAGCGCAAGGACGGGGGATTGGACGGCTGCTCGTCGCGCACATGCAGTCAGAGGCCCGTGCCGCGGGGCTCGACCGTCTCAAGGTCGTGTCGCATCTTCCCGCCGAGGACTTCTACCACCGCGTTGGTGCGGTGCGGACCGGGACCGTGTTCGCGAACCCGCCCGCCGTGCCGTGGGACCGTCCCGAATTCGAGTTCCGCATCCCTTCGGAATGA
- a CDS encoding glycoside hydrolase family 13 protein produces the protein MSSTTPSPWWRSAVIYQVYIRSFADGDGDGVGDIAGLRSRLPYLKSLGVDALWINPWYKSPMADGGYDVADFRAIDPLFGTVADAEQLIEEAHRHGIRIIPDIVPNHTSNEHAWFRAALDAGPGSPERARYIFRPGRGPDGTQPPNNWVSCFGGPAWTRIPDGEWYLHLYAPEQPDLNWQHPDVHAEFESILRFWFDRGVDGFRIDVAHGLAKDPELPDLTREQIVHPHWDRDEVHDIYRAWRQVADEFPGERAFVAEAWADTPERLAAYVRPGGLHTAFNFDFLMASWDPKDLRTVIDDSLAMLSGVGAPATWVLSNHDVMRHASRYARRTVARWVPNERYQPEGPVDLELGTRRARAAALLMLALPGGAYIYQGDELGLPEVEDLPEDVLEDPIWERSGHTDRGRDGCRVPIPWSGQAEPFGFSPDDAYAGPWLPQPTSWGERSVEAQTGDETSMLELYRTALRLRRDHPALGDGTITWQDAPAGVLAFHREPGFLCVVNLSDDAYQLPEHTAILLASGPVADGRVEPEHAVWLAV, from the coding sequence CGTCATCTACCAGGTCTACATCCGCAGCTTCGCCGACGGCGACGGCGACGGCGTCGGCGACATCGCCGGCCTGCGCTCCCGCCTGCCCTACCTCAAGTCGCTCGGCGTGGACGCCCTGTGGATCAACCCCTGGTACAAGTCCCCGATGGCGGACGGCGGCTACGACGTGGCCGACTTCCGCGCCATCGATCCGCTGTTCGGCACGGTCGCCGACGCCGAGCAGCTCATCGAGGAAGCGCACCGGCACGGGATCCGGATCATCCCCGACATCGTGCCCAACCACACCTCCAACGAGCACGCCTGGTTCCGGGCCGCGCTGGACGCCGGCCCTGGCAGCCCGGAACGCGCGCGGTACATTTTCCGGCCCGGCCGCGGCCCCGACGGCACCCAGCCGCCCAACAACTGGGTCTCCTGCTTCGGCGGACCGGCCTGGACCCGCATTCCCGACGGCGAGTGGTACCTCCACCTGTACGCCCCCGAACAGCCCGACCTCAACTGGCAACACCCCGACGTGCACGCCGAGTTCGAGTCCATCCTGCGCTTCTGGTTCGACCGGGGCGTCGACGGCTTCCGTATCGACGTCGCCCACGGGCTCGCCAAGGACCCCGAACTGCCCGACCTGACACGCGAACAGATCGTGCACCCGCACTGGGACCGCGACGAGGTCCACGACATCTACCGCGCCTGGCGCCAGGTCGCCGACGAGTTCCCCGGCGAGCGGGCCTTCGTCGCCGAAGCCTGGGCCGACACCCCCGAACGCCTCGCCGCCTACGTCCGCCCCGGCGGCCTGCACACCGCCTTCAACTTCGACTTCCTCATGGCCAGCTGGGACCCCAAGGACCTCCGCACGGTCATCGACGACTCCCTCGCCATGCTCAGCGGCGTCGGCGCCCCGGCCACCTGGGTGCTCTCCAACCACGACGTCATGCGCCACGCCAGCCGCTACGCCCGCCGGACCGTCGCACGCTGGGTGCCCAACGAGCGATACCAGCCGGAGGGCCCCGTCGACCTCGAATTGGGCACCCGTCGGGCCCGCGCCGCCGCCCTGCTGATGCTCGCCCTGCCCGGCGGCGCCTACATCTACCAGGGCGACGAACTCGGCCTGCCCGAGGTCGAGGACCTCCCCGAGGACGTCCTTGAGGACCCCATCTGGGAACGCTCCGGCCACACCGACCGCGGCCGCGACGGCTGTCGCGTCCCGATCCCCTGGTCCGGGCAGGCGGAGCCGTTCGGCTTCAGCCCCGACGACGCCTACGCCGGACCCTGGCTGCCCCAGCCCACCAGCTGGGGTGAGCGCAGCGTGGAGGCACAGACCGGCGACGAAACCTCGATGCTGGAGCTGTACCGCACCGCCCTCCGCCTCCGCCGCGACCACCCCGCCCTCGGCGACGGCACCATTACCTGGCAAGACGCCCCCGCAGGCGTCCTCGCCTTCCACCGCGAACCCGGCTTCCTCTGCGTCGTCAACCTCTCCGATGATGCGTACCAGCTGCCCGAGCACACCGCGATCCTGCTGGCCAGCGGCCCGGTCGCGGACGGACGGGTGGAACCCGAACACGCGGTCTGGCTCGCTGTATAG
- a CDS encoding response regulator, giving the protein MTTPHIRILVVDDHPVVRDGLTALLTTQPDFTVIGEAATGAEALQQTAVLTPDVVIMDLQMPGINGAAATAAIRTAHPDVRVLVLTTYDTNADITAAIDAGAAGYLLKDTGREELCAAVRAAARGEAALSPSVAAKVLAHMRGDRGASLSGREVEVLSAVSRGQSNKQIGRALRLSEATVKTHLLHIYAKLGVADRTAAVTAALERGIIRIG; this is encoded by the coding sequence ATGACCACGCCCCACATCCGCATCCTGGTCGTCGACGACCACCCCGTCGTACGCGACGGACTGACCGCCCTTCTGACGACTCAGCCGGACTTCACTGTCATCGGTGAGGCCGCCACGGGCGCCGAAGCCCTGCAACAGACCGCCGTACTCACGCCGGACGTCGTCATCATGGACCTGCAGATGCCCGGCATCAACGGCGCCGCCGCCACCGCTGCCATCCGCACCGCGCACCCCGACGTACGGGTCCTCGTCCTGACCACCTACGACACCAACGCCGACATCACCGCCGCCATCGACGCCGGCGCGGCCGGCTACCTGCTCAAGGACACCGGCCGCGAAGAGCTCTGCGCGGCCGTCCGCGCCGCGGCCCGCGGAGAGGCGGCCTTGTCCCCCTCCGTCGCCGCCAAGGTCCTCGCCCACATGCGCGGCGACAGGGGCGCCAGCCTCTCCGGCCGTGAGGTCGAGGTCCTCTCCGCGGTCTCCCGAGGACAGAGCAACAAACAAATCGGCCGCGCCCTACGTCTGTCGGAGGCCACGGTCAAGACCCACCTGCTGCACATCTACGCCAAGCTCGGCGTCGCCGACCGCACGGCCGCTGTCACCGCGGCACTGGAGCGCGGGATCATCCGGATCGGCTGA